A portion of the Flavobacterium magnum genome contains these proteins:
- a CDS encoding winged helix DNA-binding domain-containing protein, whose translation MKASDLLALRLSSQLLQTGHEKNVQEVVRHLGAMQAQDYGMAKWAIGMRSGESEAVVDDAINSGAILRTHLLRPTWHFVAADDIHWMLELTAPQIRVPLLSASARLGLDAKALHKSIIVIEQLLSVHKSMTREEIMQELVKHHVPVDHLKPAHIMMFAEMEQLVCNGPMRGRQFTYMLLQERVGEPTGFTKEKALHDLSLRYFTSHGPATLSDFTWWSGLSVTNARVALESSKQQLESTETGGSVYWYRPQSIMAMNETVHLLPAFDEYLISYKDRIAAIDLKHQPKAFTKNGIFNPVILINGKAAGTWKRSFRKSKVVFECTPFAEFNKRAKRLIEIKAEEYAAFIGLDAEIRF comes from the coding sequence ATGAAGGCTTCGGACTTATTGGCTTTGCGCCTTTCGAGCCAGTTGCTGCAAACCGGGCATGAAAAGAATGTGCAGGAAGTTGTGCGTCACCTTGGGGCCATGCAGGCACAGGATTACGGCATGGCAAAATGGGCGATCGGAATGCGTAGCGGCGAGAGCGAAGCCGTTGTTGATGACGCCATCAATTCAGGTGCCATCCTGCGGACACACCTGTTGCGGCCGACCTGGCACTTTGTGGCTGCAGACGACATCCACTGGATGCTTGAACTCACTGCGCCGCAGATCCGCGTCCCTTTACTGTCGGCGTCAGCCAGACTCGGACTCGACGCAAAGGCGCTCCATAAATCCATAATAGTTATCGAACAATTGCTGTCAGTCCACAAATCGATGACACGCGAAGAGATTATGCAGGAATTGGTTAAACATCATGTGCCCGTCGACCATCTCAAGCCTGCCCACATTATGATGTTCGCGGAAATGGAACAACTGGTCTGCAATGGTCCGATGCGCGGCAGGCAATTCACTTATATGCTGCTGCAGGAACGCGTTGGCGAACCAACCGGCTTCACTAAGGAAAAAGCGTTACACGATTTGTCGCTGCGGTATTTTACGAGTCACGGTCCGGCGACACTCTCCGATTTTACATGGTGGTCGGGGTTGTCTGTTACAAATGCCAGGGTGGCTTTGGAATCGTCGAAGCAGCAGCTGGAGTCAACGGAAACAGGTGGGTCTGTTTACTGGTATCGTCCCCAATCAATCATGGCGATGAATGAAACCGTACATTTGTTGCCTGCGTTCGACGAATACCTGATCAGCTATAAAGACCGTATCGCCGCCATTGATTTGAAACACCAGCCTAAAGCATTTACAAAGAACGGGATTTTTAACCCGGTAATATTGATAAACGGAAAGGCCGCGGGCACATGGAAACGCAGTTTTAGGAAAAGTAAGGTGGTCTTTGAGTGCACTCCTTTCGCTGAATTCAATAAAAGGGCAAAGCGTTTGATTGAGATCAAGGCAGAAGAATATGCGGCCTTTATCGGATTAGATGCAGAAATCAGGTTTTAA
- a CDS encoding nuclear transport factor 2 family protein: MNPNQQLIEEFYAAFASHNPDTMASCYHPDVTFQDPVFGLLKGKDVSDMWHMLIARSKGHLDIGFSEIRSEGHAGSATWIATYVFSSTGRNVVNVIHARFEFRDGLIFRHTDHFDIWKWSRQALGIKGLLLGWTGFLQNKVQQQALHSLRKFQTGNT, from the coding sequence ATGAATCCCAACCAGCAGTTGATTGAAGAATTTTACGCAGCATTTGCAAGCCACAATCCTGATACGATGGCGAGCTGCTACCATCCCGATGTGACATTCCAGGACCCTGTATTTGGCCTGCTCAAAGGAAAGGATGTCAGCGATATGTGGCATATGCTGATTGCCCGCAGCAAAGGGCATCTCGATATTGGATTTTCCGAAATCAGGTCGGAAGGGCATGCCGGATCAGCAACCTGGATCGCGACCTACGTTTTCAGCAGCACCGGCCGAAACGTCGTGAATGTGATTCATGCGCGATTTGAATTCAGGGACGGGCTGATTTTTCGCCATACAGACCACTTTGATATCTGGAAATGGAGTCGGCAGGCACTTGGCATCAAGGGCTTACTGCTGGGATGGACGGGATTTCTTCAGAATAAAGTACAGCAACAGGCACTGCATTCGCTACGTAAATTTCAAACCGGAAACACGTAA
- a CDS encoding peptidoglycan DD-metalloendopeptidase family protein: MTVFENFLYDIQRVKVLDSDIHISKYVAIDLSEKLTDHSRKFLQDPTHFQSFIDDYLHTNQATVAYGGYNEKRTLYHHNALFNDDESAERNIHLGFDFWAKAGTKVIAPLDATVHSFDYNAGEGDYGPTIILEHKIDGHHFYTLYGHLSTESIENIEIGDQIGRNVAFATIGDTSVNGNYAPHLHFQIILNLEDHFGDYPGVCSEDDLPHYLKNCPDPELLFKFDAP, encoded by the coding sequence ATGACCGTTTTTGAAAATTTCCTTTATGATATACAGAGGGTGAAAGTGCTTGACAGTGACATCCATATCAGTAAGTATGTGGCGATCGACTTGTCAGAAAAGTTAACCGACCATTCCAGAAAGTTCCTCCAGGACCCCACTCATTTCCAATCCTTTATCGATGACTACCTGCACACCAACCAGGCGACCGTGGCCTATGGCGGGTACAACGAAAAACGTACATTGTACCACCATAATGCACTGTTCAACGATGACGAAAGCGCCGAACGCAATATCCATCTGGGTTTTGATTTCTGGGCGAAAGCAGGCACAAAGGTCATCGCGCCACTCGACGCCACAGTTCATAGTTTTGATTACAATGCGGGCGAAGGCGACTATGGTCCGACCATCATCCTGGAACATAAAATTGATGGACATCATTTCTACACACTTTACGGTCACCTGTCAACCGAAAGCATTGAAAATATTGAAATCGGCGACCAGATCGGGCGGAATGTGGCCTTTGCAACAATAGGCGACACGTCAGTGAACGGGAACTACGCACCCCACCTCCATTTCCAGATTATCCTTAATCTCGAAGACCATTTCGGCGATTATCCCGGAGTTTGTTCAGAAGACGATTTACCGCATTATTTAAAGAATTGTCCCGACCCTGAGTTGCTTTTTAAATTCGACGCGCCATGA
- a CDS encoding alpha-ketoacid dehydrogenase subunit alpha/beta codes for MAQAETNAALTFEDFKTEVINDYKIAVVSRECSLLGRREVLTGKAKFGIFGDGKEVPQLAMAKAFKNGDFRSGYYRDQTFMMAIGEMTIEKFFAGLYGHTDLNFDPMSAGRQMGGHFATHSLDENGNWKNLTLQKNSSADISPTAAQMPRLLGLAQASKIYRNVSGIHNKTNFSINGNEVAWGTIGNASTSEGLFFETINAAGVLQVPMIMSVWDDDYGISVHARHQTTKENISEILKGFQRDEHGNGYEIFKVKGWDYASLVDTYQKAAKIAREEHVPVLIHVYQLTQPQGHSTSGSHERYKNTERLAWESDFDCVRQMRLWMIATNVATPEELDALENDARKQVLEGKKTAWNAFINPMKAEQSELVALLEKTAAASDNKVFIEKHISEIKSIKEPGRKDLLSTARKILRLVSKENKHTALSKWISDYTEKIQPNFSSHLFSASDANVFSVQEVPPAYNENNEDADGRVILRDNFDAIFAKYPETLVFGEDAGNIGDVNQGLEGMQEKYGELRVADAGIREATILGQGIGMAMRGLRPIAEIQYLDYLLYAIQIMSDDLATLQFRTKGRQKAPLIIRTRGHRLEGIWHSGSPMGMIINAIRGIHVLVPRNMTKAAGFYNTLLETDEPALVIECLNGYRLKEKMPTNLGEFRTPIGVVETIREGRDITIVSYGSTLRLIEQAAKELQETGIECDIIDVQSLLPFDVNKDIVKSLQKTNRLLVVDEDVPGGASAFILQQVLEAQDGYRFLDSKPETLTAKAHRPAYGTDGDYFSKPSVEDIYEKAYAIMSESKPAQFPALY; via the coding sequence ATGGCACAGGCAGAAACCAATGCAGCTCTAACTTTCGAAGATTTCAAAACCGAAGTCATCAACGATTATAAAATTGCGGTCGTAAGCCGGGAATGCAGTCTTCTGGGAAGGCGTGAGGTGCTGACCGGCAAGGCTAAATTCGGGATTTTCGGTGACGGGAAGGAAGTGCCGCAGCTCGCGATGGCCAAGGCTTTTAAAAATGGGGATTTCCGGTCAGGCTATTATCGCGACCAGACTTTCATGATGGCTATCGGCGAGATGACCATAGAAAAGTTTTTCGCAGGCTTGTATGGCCATACCGACCTGAATTTTGATCCGATGTCTGCCGGAAGGCAGATGGGCGGACACTTTGCCACCCATTCGCTCGACGAAAACGGCAACTGGAAAAACCTGACGCTACAAAAGAATTCCAGCGCCGACATCTCCCCCACCGCGGCCCAGATGCCCAGATTGCTCGGTTTGGCGCAGGCGTCGAAGATCTACAGGAACGTCAGCGGGATCCATAATAAAACCAACTTCTCGATTAACGGAAACGAGGTAGCGTGGGGTACCATCGGGAACGCATCCACGTCTGAAGGGTTGTTTTTTGAAACCATCAATGCTGCCGGTGTCCTTCAGGTTCCTATGATCATGAGTGTTTGGGACGATGATTATGGAATTTCGGTCCACGCGCGCCACCAGACAACCAAAGAGAACATATCGGAAATCCTTAAAGGCTTCCAACGCGATGAACACGGCAACGGTTATGAGATTTTTAAGGTCAAAGGATGGGATTATGCCTCGCTGGTAGACACTTACCAAAAGGCTGCAAAAATCGCCCGTGAGGAGCATGTACCGGTGCTGATCCACGTTTACCAACTAACACAGCCACAGGGGCACTCCACTTCAGGTTCGCACGAGCGCTACAAAAATACTGAAAGGCTTGCCTGGGAAAGCGATTTTGATTGCGTTCGCCAGATGAGGCTTTGGATGATCGCCACCAATGTGGCCACGCCTGAGGAGCTCGACGCCCTGGAAAACGATGCCAGGAAGCAGGTGCTCGAAGGCAAAAAAACCGCATGGAACGCGTTCATCAACCCGATGAAAGCAGAGCAGTCCGAGTTGGTCGCCCTGTTGGAAAAGACTGCGGCTGCAAGCGACAATAAGGTTTTCATCGAAAAACATATTTCCGAAATCAAATCCATAAAAGAGCCGGGAAGAAAAGATCTCTTGAGTACGGCACGAAAAATCCTGCGCTTGGTGTCCAAGGAAAATAAGCATACGGCGCTTTCAAAATGGATTTCGGATTACACTGAAAAGATACAGCCGAACTTCAGTTCCCACCTGTTTTCCGCTTCCGATGCCAATGTTTTTTCGGTTCAGGAAGTTCCGCCCGCTTACAATGAAAATAACGAGGATGCGGACGGCCGCGTAATTTTAAGGGATAATTTCGACGCAATCTTTGCAAAATACCCTGAAACCTTGGTTTTCGGCGAAGATGCCGGAAATATTGGCGATGTAAACCAAGGATTGGAAGGCATGCAGGAAAAATACGGCGAGTTGCGTGTTGCTGATGCCGGGATACGCGAGGCAACAATACTCGGCCAGGGCATCGGGATGGCGATGCGCGGACTGCGCCCCATTGCCGAAATACAATACCTCGACTACCTGCTGTACGCGATCCAAATTATGAGCGATGACCTGGCGACACTGCAATTCCGCACCAAAGGCAGGCAGAAAGCCCCGCTGATCATCCGTACGCGCGGGCACCGCCTGGAAGGCATCTGGCATTCGGGGTCACCGATGGGAATGATCATCAATGCGATCCGTGGTATCCACGTTCTGGTACCCAGGAATATGACGAAGGCTGCCGGTTTTTACAACACATTACTGGAGACCGACGAACCTGCATTGGTTATTGAATGCCTTAATGGGTACAGACTTAAAGAAAAGATGCCAACAAACCTAGGGGAATTCAGGACACCAATCGGGGTCGTGGAGACGATACGCGAAGGCAGGGACATTACGATTGTTTCGTATGGATCCACTTTGAGGCTTATTGAACAGGCGGCCAAAGAATTGCAGGAGACGGGCATTGAGTGTGATATTATCGATGTACAATCGCTGCTGCCGTTTGACGTCAACAAAGATATTGTGAAAAGCCTGCAGAAAACAAACCGCCTGCTCGTGGTTGACGAGGATGTGCCCGGTGGCGCTTCAGCCTTCATCCTGCAACAGGTTTTGGAAGCACAGGACGGTTACCGCTTTCTGGACAGCAAACCGGAAACACTTACTGCAAAAGCACACAGGCCGGCTTACGGAACCGATGGGGACTATTTCTCAAAACCCTCGGTCGAGGACATTTACGAAAAGGCATATGCAATCATGAGTGAAAGCAAACCGGCACAATTTCCGGCGTTGTACTAG
- a CDS encoding aminopeptidase, translated as MKSYYPFFLLLLTLYAPAATAQHSSVISAVLDTETRTLSVTQQLVYVNDSNDTLQTIVLNNWIEAYASKDTPLAKRFSDEFIRSFHLAKNNERGGTDNLEIHFSGTGAAADWFTMNDQPDLVEVNLPNRLLPGEKTTFEMTYLIKVPSDKFTGYGYGPGKKLYLRNCFLSPARFENHHFVKYSNNNSDDMANAPTDYDVTIATLQDVKLFSDLDEQESGNPVRFVGKKRNDFVLFSSDSHEMRTYKNDVTEVVTDLKDNNIDEIRKALLIDKIVHYVDNNIGRYPYEKIMVTQADYERNPFYGLNQLPAFISPFPNDFLYEVKFLKTYLNNFLKNSLRVDPRADNWIYDGFQVYFMMKYIDENYPGIKMMGHVSKLGLFKSYNLTQLDFNGQYSYFYMLMARKNLDQPIGAPKNTLIKFNEQIAGKYRAGLSFRYLADYIGKDNVEKSITAFYCKNQTVNRSARDTLETILKAATDKDIDWFFKTIIDSREIVDYKFGEVSKTKDSVTFTVKNKTGTTVPIPVYGVRNKEIVFKRWLEGISTDSTFTMPRESATKLVLNYNNEVPEYNLRNNWRSLKDFRISNRPIKFVFMKDLEDPYYNQILYVPTLTYNLYDGLSPGFRFHNKTILDKPFVFDVNPIYSPNNQSLVGNFSFAVNQNNRDSNLFGMRYQINGSYFHYAPESAYFKLTPIVFMKFRDPDLRSNHKQTLVLRNVIVKRNNLPDTADDELQNYSVFNAKFIDGNTEATKHFGYTTDLQLSKSFGKASVDMQFRKLFNDNRQISLRLYAGTFLYNRTDDDYFSFGLDRPTDYLFDYDFYGRSEKSGLFSQQLIIAEGGFKSKFGTPFANQWITTANVGFNIWNWVEVYGDAGFVKNRFTQPEFLYDSGIRLNLVTDYFELYFPVYSSNGWEVGQPNYNEKIRFVVTLDPRLLVNLFTRKWF; from the coding sequence TTGAAATCTTACTACCCGTTTTTTTTATTGCTTCTTACCTTATACGCGCCGGCAGCCACAGCGCAGCATTCCTCGGTGATTTCTGCTGTCCTCGATACCGAGACCAGGACGCTTTCGGTCACGCAGCAATTGGTTTACGTTAATGATTCAAACGACACCCTGCAAACCATCGTCCTGAATAACTGGATAGAAGCATACGCTTCAAAAGACACGCCACTTGCCAAACGCTTTTCTGACGAATTCATCAGAAGCTTCCACCTTGCCAAAAATAACGAGCGCGGCGGCACCGACAATCTTGAGATACACTTCAGCGGAACCGGCGCGGCAGCCGATTGGTTCACGATGAATGACCAGCCCGATCTTGTCGAAGTCAATCTGCCGAACCGGCTTCTGCCGGGCGAGAAAACGACGTTTGAAATGACCTATCTGATCAAGGTGCCCAGTGATAAATTTACCGGTTACGGCTACGGACCCGGAAAAAAGCTGTACCTGCGCAACTGTTTCCTGTCGCCTGCCCGGTTCGAGAACCATCACTTTGTCAAATACAGCAACAACAATTCTGATGACATGGCCAATGCGCCAACCGATTATGACGTTACAATCGCGACACTGCAGGATGTGAAATTGTTTTCTGACCTTGACGAGCAGGAATCAGGGAATCCGGTGCGCTTTGTCGGTAAAAAACGTAACGATTTTGTACTCTTTTCAAGTGACAGCCACGAGATGCGCACTTACAAAAACGATGTGACTGAAGTGGTCACCGATTTAAAGGACAACAACATCGACGAAATCCGGAAAGCGCTGCTCATTGACAAGATTGTCCATTACGTCGACAACAATATCGGGCGCTACCCTTATGAGAAAATCATGGTGACACAGGCGGATTATGAGCGCAACCCGTTTTATGGGCTCAACCAGCTTCCGGCCTTCATCAGCCCGTTTCCGAACGACTTCCTGTATGAGGTAAAATTCCTGAAAACCTACCTGAACAATTTCCTTAAAAACAGCCTGCGCGTCGATCCACGGGCTGACAATTGGATTTATGACGGATTCCAGGTGTATTTTATGATGAAGTACATTGACGAAAATTATCCGGGCATCAAGATGATGGGCCACGTGTCAAAACTCGGCCTGTTCAAGAGTTACAACCTGACTCAACTGGATTTCAATGGCCAATACAGCTATTTCTACATGCTTATGGCCCGTAAAAATCTGGATCAGCCGATTGGCGCGCCAAAAAACACTTTGATCAAATTCAATGAACAAATTGCCGGAAAATACCGTGCCGGGTTGAGCTTCCGTTACCTTGCCGATTACATCGGGAAGGACAATGTGGAAAAGAGCATCACTGCATTCTATTGCAAGAACCAAACCGTAAACAGGTCTGCACGGGATACCTTGGAAACCATACTTAAGGCTGCTACAGACAAGGACATCGATTGGTTTTTCAAGACGATTATCGACTCGCGTGAGATTGTCGACTATAAATTCGGCGAGGTGTCGAAAACAAAGGACAGCGTTACTTTTACCGTAAAAAATAAAACCGGCACCACGGTTCCGATCCCGGTTTACGGCGTGCGGAATAAGGAAATTGTTTTTAAGCGATGGCTCGAAGGCATCAGCACAGACAGTACTTTTACGATGCCCAGGGAATCCGCCACGAAATTGGTGCTGAATTATAATAATGAAGTGCCGGAATACAATTTGCGCAACAATTGGCGCTCGTTGAAAGACTTCAGGATCAGCAACCGCCCCATCAAATTTGTGTTTATGAAGGATCTCGAGGATCCTTACTACAACCAAATCCTGTACGTGCCTACCCTCACTTACAACCTTTATGACGGATTGTCCCCAGGCTTCCGGTTTCACAACAAGACCATCCTTGACAAACCTTTTGTTTTTGATGTGAATCCGATTTATTCGCCGAACAACCAGTCACTGGTAGGGAACTTCTCGTTTGCGGTCAACCAGAACAACCGTGACAGCAACCTGTTCGGAATGCGCTACCAGATCAATGGATCGTATTTTCATTATGCCCCTGAATCGGCATATTTCAAGCTCACGCCGATTGTGTTTATGAAATTCCGGGATCCGGACCTGCGCAGCAACCACAAACAAACGCTGGTGTTGCGCAACGTCATCGTCAAACGCAACAACCTGCCCGACACCGCCGACGACGAACTGCAGAATTACAGTGTCTTCAATGCGAAATTTATCGATGGAAATACGGAAGCCACGAAGCATTTTGGATACACGACCGACCTCCAACTCTCTAAATCTTTTGGTAAAGCGTCAGTTGATATGCAGTTCCGTAAACTATTCAACGACAACCGTCAAATCAGTTTGCGGTTGTATGCCGGGACGTTTCTGTACAATCGTACCGATGATGATTATTTCAGCTTCGGACTGGACCGTCCTACAGATTACCTTTTTGATTACGATTTTTACGGCCGCTCTGAAAAATCAGGTTTATTCAGCCAGCAGCTCATTATCGCTGAAGGCGGATTCAAATCAAAATTCGGAACGCCTTTCGCCAACCAGTGGATTACAACGGCCAACGTCGGTTTCAATATCTGGAATTGGGTTGAAGTCTATGGCGATGCGGGTTTTGTCAAAAATCGTTTCACGCAGCCTGAATTTTTATATGACAGCGGAATCCGGCTAAACCTGGTAACTGATTATTTTGAGCTTTATTTTCCGGTGTATTCAAGCAATGGTTGGGAAGTCGGCCAGCCGAACTACAACGAAAAAATCCGCTTTGTCGTAACGCTTGATCCGCGTTTGCTCGTGAATCTTTTTACAAGAAAATGGTTTTAA
- a CDS encoding TIGR00730 family Rossman fold protein: protein MRLEDFDNDEDKIIQDRLKQKTWNEIRTNDSWAIFKIMAEFVNGYETMGRIGPCVSIFGSARTKPDEHFYLLAEKIAFRISKAGYGVITGGGPGIMEAGNKGAHLGGGTSVGLNIELPFEQHYNPYIDRDKNLNFDYFFVRKVMFVKYSQGFVVMPGGFGTLDEMFEAITLIQTKKVAKFPVILVGREFWSGLMDWVRAVLVEKYKTVSPGDMDLIRIVDTEDEVVEVLDNFYKKYTLSPNF, encoded by the coding sequence ATGAGATTAGAAGATTTTGACAATGATGAGGATAAGATCATCCAGGACCGCTTGAAGCAGAAAACCTGGAATGAGATCAGGACCAATGACAGCTGGGCAATCTTTAAGATTATGGCAGAATTTGTCAATGGTTACGAAACCATGGGACGAATCGGGCCCTGTGTATCTATTTTCGGATCGGCCAGGACCAAGCCGGATGAGCATTTTTATCTGCTTGCCGAAAAAATCGCGTTCCGCATCAGCAAAGCCGGCTACGGGGTGATCACGGGCGGCGGGCCCGGAATCATGGAAGCGGGCAACAAAGGCGCGCACCTGGGCGGCGGCACTTCTGTGGGACTCAACATCGAGCTGCCATTTGAACAGCATTACAATCCATACATCGACCGCGATAAGAATCTCAATTTCGATTATTTTTTCGTTCGCAAGGTCATGTTTGTAAAATATTCGCAGGGGTTTGTGGTCATGCCCGGCGGTTTTGGGACCCTGGATGAGATGTTCGAGGCCATCACGCTGATACAAACCAAAAAAGTGGCTAAATTCCCTGTGATCCTTGTGGGACGTGAGTTCTGGTCCGGACTGATGGACTGGGTGCGGGCCGTGTTGGTTGAAAAATATAAGACCGTCAGCCCTGGTGACATGGACCTGATCCGGATCGTGGACACCGAGGATGAGGTCGTGGAAGTTTTGGATAATTTCTACAAAAAATACACCCTGAGTCCGAACTTTTAA